A window of the Cannabis sativa cultivar Pink pepper isolate KNU-18-1 chromosome X, ASM2916894v1, whole genome shotgun sequence genome harbors these coding sequences:
- the LOC133032255 gene encoding uncharacterized protein LOC133032255 yields MTPIATYLNTEEVPDNRNEARKMRRKAAWYIIVEGIMYKRGFSMPLLRCVTQEEAARLLSEVHDGFCGNHAAGQSLSEKILRQDNGKQFDSQSFTDFFANHVIIKSFCAMAHPQANGQVEAVNKTLKDKQKKRLEDAK; encoded by the exons ATGACGCCAATTGCAACCTACCTCAACACTGAGGAAGTCCCAGATAATAGAAATGAAGCTCGAAAGATGAGAAGGAAGGCTGCATGGTAcatcatagtagagggaatcATGTACAAACGAGGATTCTCCatgccattgctcagatgtgtaacccaagaagaagctgcacgacttTTGTCTGAAGTACATGATGGATTTTGTGGAAACCACGCTGCTGGGCAGAGTTTATctgagaaaattctaaggcaag acAATGGCAAACAATTTGACAGCCAGTCCTTTACTGATTTCTTTGCAAACCATGTCATTATCAAAAGTTTCTGCGCAATGGCACATCcccaagcaaatggtcaagttgaagcagtcaacaagacatTGAAAGA